One region of Oryza sativa Japonica Group chromosome 5, ASM3414082v1 genomic DNA includes:
- the LOC4338423 gene encoding transcription repressor OFP1: MSSHERFRLSHLMPNSWFYKLRDMKRPRPTSSRMITAADHAARSSRRSSSSSSSIHHYYLHGHGTTTPKPLPLSPPRRSYYPYLERAKQMPLMEKESQLISHSPLHQRIPATAIPGDHHDGEFQDLQLRPIRTRPPSAAAASAEPRRTASGSGTCPSSPRMRSRRLHVLGGCECRAGSGRRRSGGGGFAVVKASAEPARDFRESMVEMVVGNGMRSPEDLLELLECYLSLNAREHHGVIMEAFRGVWVEIVADADCCVGL; encoded by the coding sequence ATGAGCAGCCATGAGAGGTTCAGGCTGTCCCATCTCATGCCAAACTCATGGTTCTACAAGCTGAGGGACATGAAGAGGCCCAGGCCAACATCAAGCCGGATGATCACCGCAGCAGATCATGCAGCAAGAAGCTCCAGgagatcgtcgtcgtcgtcaagcaGCATCCACCACTACTACCTCCATGGACATGGAACCACCACTCCCAAGCCTCTCCCGTTGTCACCGCCGCGACGATCCTACTACCCCTACCTGGAACGAGCCAAGCAGATGCCACTGATGGAGAAGGAATCTCAGCTCATCTCCCACTCCCCTCTCCACCAAAGAATCCCCGCCACAGCCATTCCCGGAGACCACCACGACGGCGAGTTTCAAGACTTGCAGCTACGTCCTATACGCACGAGGccaccgtcggcggcggcggcgtcggccgagccgaggaggacggcgagcggGAGCGGCACGTGCCCGAGCTCGCCGAGGATGAGGAGCAGGAGGCTGCACGTTCTCGGCGGCTGCGAGTGTAGGGCTGGTAGTGGTCgccggaggagcggcggcggtgggttcGCGGTGGTGAAGGCGTCGGCGGAGCCGGCGAGGGACTTCCGGGAGAGCATGGTGGAGATGGTGGTCGGGAACGGGATGCGGTCGCCGGAGGATTTGCTGGAGCTGCTCGAGTGCTACCTGTCGCTCAACGCGCGGGAGCACCACGGCGTGATCATGGAGGCGTTCAGGGGCGTCTGGGTTGAGATCGTCGCTGATGCTGATTGTTGCGTTGGGTTGTGA
- the LOC4338424 gene encoding uncharacterized protein: MASRSSSSRSRAVAMWLVALMVVFLVAGPQPASAARPLRPAGWNAPSIDGEGHYASGVVDKYAPLLLSMLPRGPVTPSGPSGGTNGDGN, translated from the coding sequence ATGGCATcccggagcagcagcagccggagcCGTGCCGTCGCCATGTGGCTCGTGGCGCTCATGGTGGTCTTCCTGGTCGCCGGACCGCAGCCGGCGTCCGCGGCGCGGCcgctccggccggccggctggaaCGCGCCTAGCATCGACGGGGAGGGCCACTACGCGTCCGGCGTCGTCGACAAGTACGCGCCGCTTCTGCTCTCCATGCTGCCGAGGGGCCCCGTGACGCCGTCCGGCCCCAGCGGCGGCaccaacggcgacggcaactgA
- the LOC107280954 gene encoding pentatricopeptide repeat-containing protein At3g21470-like, which yields MKVTAAPKGQWERRLQTDIHTARQALRDALSLDLDPSPTAKTEPACAAPGRRHQSGFSSSAFCEAALVDMYAKCGDVPNARKVLDGITCPDTICSSSMVACYHRVGRYQEALALFSRMDKMGSATDQVSKMATGGAGPAPAFSMLES from the exons ATGAAGGTCACCGCCGCACCTAAGGGGCAGTGGGAGCGGCGGCTGCAGACGGACATCCACacggcgcggcaggcgctgcGCGACGCGCTCTCGCTCGACCTCGACCCCTCTCCGACGGCCAAAACGGAGCCCGCGTGCGCGGCGCCGGGGCGACGACATcag AGCGGGTTCAGTTCCAGTGCCTTCTGCGAAGCGGCGTTGGTGGACATGTATGCCAAATGTGGTGATGTGCCCAATGCTCGCAAGGTGCTTGATGGGATTACTTGCCCAGACACAATATGCTCATCAAGCATGGTTGCTTGCTATCATCGAGTTGGACGCTACCAGGAAGCGTTGGCTTTGTTTTCTAGGATGGATAAGATGGGCTCTGCTACGGATCAAGTGAGCAAGatggccaccggcggcgccgggccCGCGCCGGCGTTCTCGATGCTGGAGAGCTGA
- the LOC4338425 gene encoding cyclin-P4-1-like, producing MAAADAVAPDNGDHAVLRDDERGIPRSLSLLAALVEAEALRHAAAADADADSDLIRAFRGGTTPIVRIGVFLERIHTFIQRESVRHVIEIQDACYVLAGIYLFRFIRSGAAREAGILVDPSTAHRLVAVAIFVGAKFGGPIDRLPTRWTVVFETSSDAAIRAREMAGLERRFLIAIDYRLFVRADEFDWFCRVLERGPRPSGRCGGGGGGRKRTAAEAVEGEAEDDHRRVRASLPPPSVVAN from the coding sequence atggccgctgcAGACGCCGTGGCACCCGACAACGGCGATCAcgccgtcctccgcgacgaCGAGCGCGGGATCCCTCGATCCCtttccctcctcgccgcgctcgtGGAGGCCGAAGCcctccgccacgccgccgccgccgacgccgacgccgactccGACCTCATCCGCGCCTtccgcggcggcacgacgcccATCGTCCGGATCGGTGTGTTCCTGGAGCGCATCCACACCTTCATCCAGCGGGAGAGCGTCCGCCACGTGATCGAGATCCAGGACGCGTGCTACGTGCTCGCCGGGATCTACCTGTTCCGGTTCATACGCAGCGGCGCCGCGCGGGAGGCGGGGATCCTCGTCGATCCTTCCACCGCGcaccgcctcgtcgccgtcgcgatCTTCGTGGGCGCCAAGTTTGGTGGGCCCATCGACAGGCTCCCGACGAGGTGGACTGTGGTGTTCGAGACCAGCTCGGATGCGGCGATCCGCGCGAGGGAGATGGCCGGCCTCGAACGGCGCTTCCTCATTGCCATCGATTACCGCCTGTTCGTCCGTGCTGACGAGTTCGACTGGTTCTGCCGTGTCCTGGAGCGAGGGCCACGTCCAAgcgggagatgcggcggcggcggtggtggcaggaagaggacggcggcggaagCTGTGGAGGGAGAAGCGGAGGACGACCACCGCCGCGTCCGGGCCTCCCTGCCGCCGCCATCTGTCGTCGCCAACTAG